A stretch of DNA from Brevibacterium sp. CBA3109:
GCCCGGCGTGACCTCGAAGCCGCCGGAGCCGAGGTCATCGAAACCGATTTCCCGGTCGTGAGCAACTACGAAGGTGATCGTCCCGGCGCCCCGACGATCAGGACGCGTGGCATCGTGGGCACCGACTACCTCGATCGGGAGATCAATGACCTCTCCGCATGGGCCTGGGACGATTTTCTCGCCGCCAACGGAGATCCGAAGCTGTCAACACTGACCGAGGTGGACGGGTCGAGGATCTTTCCCCACCCGGACGGCGCCATCCCGGATCGCTACACCGGGTTCGATGACGACATCGCGACCTACCCTGAGATCGTGCGGGCCCGTCCGTATGACTCGGTGACGGAGATCCCCGAGCTCGAAGACGGCATCCGTGGTCTCGAGGTGACCCGCCGGATCGACCTCGAGGAATGGATGGACGCCAACGGCCTCGACGCCGTCATCTACCCGGCGATGGCTGATGTGGGGCCGGCCGATATGGATGTCAACGAAGCCTCGGCGGACCTCGGGTGGCGCAACGGCACCTGGGTCGCCAACGGCAACCTGGTGCCACGCCACCTCGGCATCCCCTCAGTCACGGTGCCCATGGGAACGATGACCGACACCGACATTCCGATCGGGCTGACGATTTCGGGGCGCGGCTGGGACGATGCGTTGCTCATCGAACTCGCCGCAGCGTTCGAAGCCACCGGCGACCGTCGTGAGGAGCCGCCGCGGACACCGAGGCTGTGAAGTCGAGGGTGCGAAGACGAGGATTCAACTGAAATCTTCGGGTGAACTCGCCAGATTACTGGATCGTAGCAACCAATCGGTGGAACAGTATTGGACATGACTGATTTCACTGTTCTTGCCGAACGCGCCTTCACCCTGCTCGAAGCCCATCAACAGGATCATCCGATCGTCCTTCCGACCGTATGGGATTCCTGGTCGGCCCATGCCATGGTCGACTCGGGGTTCAATGCACTGAGCATCGGATCCCACCCGCTTGCAAATTCTGTGGGGGCCGACGACGGTGAGGCCATGAGCCTGAGCCAAGCCCTGGCCGGAATCGCGCGCGTCTGCGGATCTGTCGACGTTCCAGTCTCCGCGGATCTGGAATCCGGCTACGATACCCCGGCGCCGGATCTCATCGCCGGACTCCTCGAGGCCGGTGCTGTGGGGGTCAACATCGAGGACACCGTCCACAGCGAGGGACGGATGCGCAGCGCTGAGGAGCATGCCGAGTACATCGGCGATCTGCGTCGCGCCGCGGACGCGCAACGGGTGCACGTGGTGATCAACGCCCGCACCGATGTGTTCAAGAATCCAGGTGATTTCTCCGATCCCACCGCCGAGGCGATCCATCGCCTCAATCTGTGCGCCGAGGCGGGTGCGGATTCCGTCTATCCGGTCAGGCTGCCTGACACCGACACGCTCAAGACCATACTGTCGCAGGTGAGCCTGCCACTCAATGTCACGGCTCACCCGATCAAGGGTGCCGTGCCCGACGAGCTCGATCTCTCGCAGCTGCAGGACCTTGGGGTGAAGCGTGTGACCTTCGGGCCACTGCTGCAGTCCGCAATGTATGACTACTTCGCCAAGTTCACCAGAAACTGGCACTGACCACAGCACACCCCAGCGCATTGATTCAACACAACCCCACCCGCGCTGAGCACGCCCTGCCAACCGCAATGTTGAGGAGCCGCAATGCCTGAGAATCTCCGTGCAGGACAGCCTGTCTGGATCGATTACACGTGTCACGATTTCGAGTCCACGACGACGTTCTACTCTGAGATCTTCGGTTGGGAATTCGAGGATCAGGGACCAGATTTCGGCCACTACAACATGATCACGAAGGATGGAGCAGCTGTCGGCGGTGCCATGCGCGCTGTGAACATGGACGGCACACCGAATCCGATGATCCCGGCGATGTGGACGACCTACCTGCACACCGATGACATCGCGAGCACCTACGCGGCAGCGCTCACCGCGGGAGCGGCTCCCATCGCCGAGCCGATGTCCGTCGGACCACTGGGCCAGATGGCAGTCATCACCGATCCCACGGGTGCGAGTGTGGGCATGTGGCAGCCGGGCGAGTTCACCGGCTTCGACACTCCGCTGACGCCCGGGACTCCGGTGTGGTTCGAACTCATGACGGTGAACTATCCCGTCGCCACCGAGTTCTATCGGAATGTCTTCTCCTTCGACCTGGTGGCGATGGAGGGTTTCCCGTATTCGACGCATGGCGCCGAGGAGAATTCTGTGGCCGGCATCTGCGACGCCAGCGAGTGGACTCAGGTGTCCTTCTGGCGTGACTACATCAACGTCGACGATGCCGATGCCACCGCGACAAGGGTGGGCGATCTAGGCGGCAAGGTGCTCGCCGGACCCGAGGATTCGCCGTATGGCCGCATCGTAACGGTCACCGATCCGGAAGGGGCTACGTTCCAACTCCAGCAGGATCCGTGAGCGCTCGCGTCTGAGTTTGATTCCGTCAGCTGGCCTCAGCCCCGCAGCGCCAAGGCGAACGGCAGAACCGCGGTGGCACCCGCCTGCCGGAGCAGTCGTGCGCCGATGGCCATCGTCCAGCGGGAGACCACCTCATCGTCGACGAGCAGCACCGCCTTTCCGGCCACTGCCTCTTCGACCTCGGGCGGGACGACGAACGCGTCATAGAGATCCTTGACCCGGAACGCGCTGTTGACCTCCGGGCTGCCGTGCTCATGGACCTGCAGGAGTTCGCCGCCGTCGATGAGCCTGCCCGCAGATGCCAGATTGGCTGCCAGTGACCTCACCGTGGTCGGCCTTCGCGCACTCGGGACCGAGACGACGACTTCGGGGCGGATCTCCCAGTCCCATTGGCCCAGGACCTCGAGGCACCATTTGCCGATCTGTGCCGGCACCTCCGCGTCGGCAGCGTCCGGAGCGAGGAACGATCGCAGAGCCTGCCCCTGCCCCAGATCGCTGAGTCGTGCGATGGCCCGACCTTCGGCGGCCAGCTCTCCGGCGGGAATCTTACCCTTGAGCGGGACGCCGATGTTGGCCATGCCGCTGGGCCAGGTGCTGCGTGGGTCGATGGGCAGACCGATGCGATGCAGAGTCCCTGCTGTCGCCTGCCTTTGCTCGTCTGAGATCTCGGTCGACCACCAGACTCCGGCACAGTTATCGCACCGCCCGCAGGGTTTGGGCTCTGGATCATCAAGCTGACGAATGAGGAACTCCATGCGACACTCATGCGTGGACTCGTAGTCAAGCATCGCCTGCGCTTCGGCGGCGCGGACTGCAGCGACCTTTTCGTAGCGCTCCTGGTCATAGACCCAGCCGCGCCCGGTTGAAATGTATCCACCCTTGATCTTGGTGACGGCGTCCTCGACCTCGAGTGTCTTCAGCAACAGCTGCAGTCGGGTGCGCTTGGTTCCGACGAGGGTCTCCAAACGGGCCACAGACAGTGGCCCGTTCGCCTCGGCGAGGGCCTGAAGCACGGCATTGGCATCGGACTGGCTGGGCATCGAGGCGGTGGCGAAGTAGTTCCAGATCTCCTGGTCTTCGACCCCCGGCAGGAGCAGGACATCGGCGGAGTCCGTGGCACGACCGGCGCGACCGACCTGCTGGTAGTAGGCGACGGCCGAGGACGGTGCACCGATGTGGATGACGAATCCGAGGTCGGGTTTGTCGAAGCCCATTCCCAGTGCCGAGGTGGCCACAAGTGCCTTGATCCGGTTGTCCTTGAGCTGCTGCTCGAGTTCTGCTCGTTCCTCGGAATCGGTGCGGCCGGTGTAGGCACGGACCTCGTGTCCCTGATCACGCAGGATCCGAGTGATGTCCTCGGCTGCGCTGACCGTGAGCGTGTAGATGATTCCCGAGCCCGTGAAATCGCCGAGATGGGAGGTCAGCCAGGCGATGCGGCCACTCGCGTCGAGGCCGGGCAGGACACCCAGTCTCAGCGAATCGCGGGCAAGTTCGCCACGCACCACGGTGGTGTCCTGGCCAAGCTGTTCGGAGACATCGGTGACGACGCGGGAATTGGCTGTGGCCGTCGTGGCCAGGACCGGGGTGTTACCGGGAAGTTCGGACAGGATGTGTCCGATGCGCCGGTAGTCGGGGCGGAAGTCGTGGCCCCAGTCGGAGATGCAGTGCGCTTCGTCAACGACGATGAGACCGAGGAAGGCAAGCAGCTGCGGCAGGACCTCGTCACGGAACGCCGGGTTGTTCAGCCGCTCGGGCGAGACGAGCAGAACGTCGAGGTTGCCGGCCCGGAGATCGTCGAGGACGGTGTCCCATTCGGTGACATTGGAGGAGTTGAGGCTGGCTGCGCGGACCCCGGCGCGTTCGGCGGCGGCGATCTGGTCGCGCATGAGAGCCAACAGAGGGGAGATGATGAGGCTGGGGCCGGTGCCCGCTGCCCGCAGCATCCTGGTCGCCACGAAGTACACGGCCGACTTGCCCCACCCGGTCCGCTGGACCACGAGGACTCGCTTCTTCTCC
This window harbors:
- a CDS encoding RecQ family ATP-dependent DNA helicase, with the protein product MTESTPTATTIDADEFAVAAQRILAELTANPEAQFRDGQLESIRDLVVEKKRVLVVQRTGWGKSAVYFVATRMLRAAGTGPSLIISPLLALMRDQIAAAERAGVRAASLNSSNVTEWDTVLDDLRAGNLDVLLVSPERLNNPAFRDEVLPQLLAFLGLIVVDEAHCISDWGHDFRPDYRRIGHILSELPGNTPVLATTATANSRVVTDVSEQLGQDTTVVRGELARDSLRLGVLPGLDASGRIAWLTSHLGDFTGSGIIYTLTVSAAEDITRILRDQGHEVRAYTGRTDSEERAELEQQLKDNRIKALVATSALGMGFDKPDLGFVIHIGAPSSAVAYYQQVGRAGRATDSADVLLLPGVEDQEIWNYFATASMPSQSDANAVLQALAEANGPLSVARLETLVGTKRTRLQLLLKTLEVEDAVTKIKGGYISTGRGWVYDQERYEKVAAVRAAEAQAMLDYESTHECRMEFLIRQLDDPEPKPCGRCDNCAGVWWSTEISDEQRQATAGTLHRIGLPIDPRSTWPSGMANIGVPLKGKIPAGELAAEGRAIARLSDLGQGQALRSFLAPDAADAEVPAQIGKWCLEVLGQWDWEIRPEVVVSVPSARRPTTVRSLAANLASAGRLIDGGELLQVHEHGSPEVNSAFRVKDLYDAFVVPPEVEEAVAGKAVLLVDDEVVSRWTMAIGARLLRQAGATAVLPFALALRG
- a CDS encoding VOC family protein, with the translated sequence MPENLRAGQPVWIDYTCHDFESTTTFYSEIFGWEFEDQGPDFGHYNMITKDGAAVGGAMRAVNMDGTPNPMIPAMWTTYLHTDDIASTYAAALTAGAAPIAEPMSVGPLGQMAVITDPTGASVGMWQPGEFTGFDTPLTPGTPVWFELMTVNYPVATEFYRNVFSFDLVAMEGFPYSTHGAEENSVAGICDASEWTQVSFWRDYINVDDADATATRVGDLGGKVLAGPEDSPYGRIVTVTDPEGATFQLQQDP
- a CDS encoding isocitrate lyase/PEP mutase family protein; translation: MTDFTVLAERAFTLLEAHQQDHPIVLPTVWDSWSAHAMVDSGFNALSIGSHPLANSVGADDGEAMSLSQALAGIARVCGSVDVPVSADLESGYDTPAPDLIAGLLEAGAVGVNIEDTVHSEGRMRSAEEHAEYIGDLRRAADAQRVHVVINARTDVFKNPGDFSDPTAEAIHRLNLCAEAGADSVYPVRLPDTDTLKTILSQVSLPLNVTAHPIKGAVPDELDLSQLQDLGVKRVTFGPLLQSAMYDYFAKFTRNWH